From the genome of Spirosoma agri, one region includes:
- a CDS encoding DUF11 domain-containing protein: MKAAINGWYKTNVVWLLLFIGALGNIVNAQNVPGCDPLGVGPTVSYKLTYDAANNRYTAWYIPSDNTLHRLVTGQFTIIAPNGFTTPAATGRDANFQITNLNGIWTDFVTDNEFITNAGQTSVPALTGLAVHQVGMAPTATDVDPDGTGPLTSDAPVVAGQAVPLFSFPGTGCASLLRVLVNGEPLQSQLLAKFGFNLNHDLSIQLPRGAFVAAYQRYCKNDASSSVTLVLPDVQNDATTLCASTATYTNNYFTQVLRNWNAATLPAGTFEVNASNRKWTGFTVSPSSLSANVSIDPVTGAYTLTFPTDGQGTTTPGSLTICNTIQDVCQTASDQACVALTWTSSGQLAVNNLAPVCLSTGTATLSLTATSGFANYSWSGPGLTSASTNPALATLTKTGNYSYTVVASNGTACSTVATTSVAVIDCGTDLSVVKTGPSTVNAGASVSYNLVITNNGPSAANGATVMDPATANFTVSGVSCTGASAGTSCPINPTLAGLQSGLTITTLPAGGSLTLVVSGTAGASGSIVNVASVTPPTGTTDTNPANNSATAITTITVVTPCPSNLIVLGTSHCNDGTYSVNYIATQGTTLLANAGSTVSAGVISGIPAGIVLSVTATNGLCTQISTANPPAGCTPCIAPMLTLGNPACSANGGFTVTYLTNGGAVSVNNGGIINTATHTISVPAGVTAVIVTATSSLAGCDKTTSFTIAAPTNCTPSTACVTMELTVLLEGPYNSTTHLMNTLLNSRGLLPGQSPIGMFAVLTPAGQPYNTAPWNYTGTERMSTYPADVVDWVLVSLRTDSLSTNTIFRVAGLLHNDGRITFLSPCFSIPDGRYFPVVEHRNHMGVMSSSRVPIVGNKLVFDFTAQDSYTATDPPSFGEIRIDNRWMLYGGDGKKDVYTENFDINFFDSKLWKDESGVFDQYRTGDFNMDADVNFGDSVLWNKNNGRYSKVPH, translated from the coding sequence ATGAAGGCAGCAATAAATGGCTGGTATAAAACCAATGTAGTGTGGCTCCTGCTGTTTATAGGCGCACTAGGAAATATCGTCAACGCACAGAATGTTCCTGGCTGCGATCCGCTGGGAGTCGGTCCCACTGTGAGTTATAAGCTGACCTACGATGCGGCCAACAACCGGTATACGGCTTGGTACATTCCTTCCGATAATACGCTACACCGCCTGGTAACTGGTCAGTTCACCATCATTGCGCCCAATGGTTTTACAACCCCGGCCGCAACGGGGCGGGATGCTAATTTTCAAATCACCAACCTAAACGGTATCTGGACCGATTTTGTGACGGATAACGAATTCATCACAAATGCCGGACAAACCAGCGTACCTGCGTTGACTGGCCTGGCTGTTCACCAGGTCGGTATGGCGCCAACGGCCACGGATGTAGACCCGGATGGAACAGGCCCACTGACCAGTGATGCGCCCGTCGTAGCGGGCCAGGCAGTTCCCTTGTTTTCGTTTCCCGGTACTGGCTGCGCGTCACTGCTTCGGGTTCTAGTCAATGGCGAACCGCTTCAGAGTCAGCTGCTAGCCAAATTCGGTTTCAACCTGAATCATGATTTATCCATTCAACTTCCACGGGGTGCCTTCGTAGCGGCTTATCAACGGTATTGCAAGAATGACGCTTCGTCATCGGTTACGCTAGTCCTCCCCGATGTTCAAAATGATGCCACGACTCTATGCGCATCAACGGCGACATATACCAATAATTATTTTACGCAGGTACTCCGCAACTGGAATGCCGCTACTCTACCGGCTGGCACGTTCGAAGTAAATGCCAGCAATCGCAAATGGACCGGCTTTACCGTATCTCCTTCGAGTCTGTCAGCCAATGTGTCGATCGATCCCGTAACAGGTGCTTATACGCTCACATTCCCAACCGATGGACAGGGCACTACCACACCTGGTTCATTAACAATTTGTAACACCATCCAGGATGTTTGTCAGACAGCCAGTGATCAGGCTTGTGTTGCTCTTACATGGACTAGTTCTGGTCAGCTGGCCGTCAACAACCTCGCGCCGGTTTGTTTAAGCACTGGAACAGCTACTCTCTCATTAACAGCCACCAGTGGTTTCGCTAACTACAGTTGGAGCGGACCAGGTTTGACCAGCGCCAGCACAAACCCAGCCCTGGCTACGCTCACCAAAACCGGTAACTATTCCTACACAGTAGTAGCCAGCAATGGAACCGCCTGTTCGACGGTAGCGACAACGAGTGTTGCCGTCATTGATTGTGGCACGGATTTGAGCGTGGTCAAGACAGGCCCCTCGACAGTCAACGCTGGAGCCAGTGTGAGCTATAACCTGGTCATCACCAACAACGGGCCTAGTGCAGCCAACGGGGCTACCGTGATGGACCCCGCCACAGCCAACTTCACCGTCAGTGGAGTGAGCTGCACGGGGGCCAGCGCAGGTACGAGCTGCCCCATCAACCCAACACTGGCCGGTCTACAAAGCGGGCTCACCATCACCACGCTACCCGCAGGGGGTAGCTTGACCCTGGTCGTTAGTGGTACCGCCGGAGCCTCGGGTTCAATCGTCAACGTGGCTAGTGTAACCCCACCCACCGGCACCACCGACACTAACCCCGCCAATAACTCCGCTACGGCCATCACCACCATCACTGTTGTAACTCCTTGCCCGTCAAACTTGATTGTTCTGGGTACATCGCATTGCAACGACGGCACCTACAGCGTGAATTACATCGCGACACAAGGCACCACTCTATTGGCCAATGCTGGTAGCACGGTATCGGCAGGCGTCATCAGTGGTATTCCAGCAGGCATCGTGCTGAGTGTAACGGCAACGAATGGACTATGCACTCAGATCAGTACGGCAAACCCACCGGCCGGTTGTACACCCTGCATAGCACCGATGCTGACGCTCGGTAACCCGGCGTGTTCAGCGAATGGTGGTTTCACCGTCACCTATCTGACCAATGGCGGAGCCGTTTCCGTTAACAATGGTGGTATCATCAATACGGCAACTCATACGATCAGTGTACCGGCCGGTGTAACAGCCGTTATCGTAACCGCAACCAGTTCCCTGGCGGGCTGTGATAAGACGACCAGTTTTACCATTGCGGCTCCAACCAATTGTACGCCATCGACGGCATGCGTAACGATGGAGTTGACGGTGTTACTGGAAGGACCGTACAATTCGACGACTCATCTGATGAATACCCTTCTGAACAGTCGCGGTCTATTACCCGGTCAGTCGCCAATCGGTATGTTCGCCGTCTTGACACCAGCGGGGCAGCCCTACAACACCGCTCCCTGGAACTACACCGGGACAGAACGTATGAGCACCTATCCGGCAGATGTTGTCGACTGGGTACTGGTCTCACTTCGGACGGATTCGCTCAGTACGAACACGATCTTCCGGGTGGCAGGTCTGCTGCACAATGACGGTCGCATTACCTTCCTGAGCCCTTGTTTCTCTATTCCGGACGGCCGGTATTTCCCCGTCGTTGAACACCGTAATCATATGGGTGTGATGTCGTCGAGTCGTGTCCCGATTGTAGGGAACAAATTGGTCTTCGACTTTACGGCTCAGGATTCGTACACGGCTACCGATCCACCATCTTTTGGTGAGATCAGGATCGATAATCGGTGGATGCTCTATGGCGGAGACGGCAAGAAGGATGTCTACACGGAGAACTTCGATATCAACTTCTTCGATTCTAAATTATGGAAAGACGAGAGCGGTGTTTTTGATCAATACCGAACAGGCGACTTCAACATGGACGCTGACGTAAACTTCGGCGATAGTGTGCTCTGGAACAAAAATAATGGTCGCTATTCCAAAGTACCTCATTAA
- a CDS encoding gliding motility-associated C-terminal domain-containing protein codes for MIRYFITLVSVFTLCTVQATAQNGVFDVRLLTRKADCGNQKLLVDIELKAQNETTSFLMGNANFRFQYDAQFLQHPVLVEQHNFSSAAKTADRNYNPQTLNGSSERLTRGIVSLNVIYSGSEQGATTVGNKWVPVATVQFDMVNPRADAGTSIVWNDNNTFPITGLSEVVLKGNSANVDAYIVKASGTFLNLAIDSFAAVCNGLGSANTTELMIPEGFSPNGDGLNDRFILYNIGALKASLTVYNLSGAIVYTNDNYQNDWDGQSDGAVVASGTYFYNVRLSDGRSFQRSMTIIH; via the coding sequence ATGATCCGGTATTTTATTACTCTCGTGTCCGTTTTCACCTTATGCACCGTGCAGGCGACGGCCCAAAATGGGGTGTTCGATGTCCGTTTGTTGACGAGAAAGGCAGACTGCGGCAATCAGAAACTGCTGGTTGACATTGAGCTGAAAGCGCAGAATGAAACTACTTCGTTTTTGATGGGAAATGCTAATTTTCGTTTCCAGTACGACGCCCAATTCCTGCAGCATCCTGTTCTTGTTGAGCAACATAATTTCAGCAGCGCGGCTAAAACGGCTGATCGAAACTACAACCCCCAAACGCTCAATGGCTCTTCTGAGCGTTTGACCAGGGGCATCGTTTCGTTAAACGTCATCTACAGCGGTTCCGAACAAGGGGCCACAACGGTAGGGAATAAGTGGGTTCCAGTAGCCACGGTACAATTTGATATGGTCAATCCCAGGGCCGATGCGGGCACGTCCATCGTCTGGAACGACAACAACACGTTTCCGATAACGGGGCTTAGCGAAGTCGTACTGAAGGGCAATTCCGCGAACGTAGACGCTTATATCGTGAAAGCCAGCGGTACATTTCTGAACCTGGCTATTGATTCCTTTGCGGCCGTGTGCAACGGTCTGGGGTCAGCCAACACGACCGAACTGATGATTCCGGAAGGTTTTTCGCCCAATGGGGATGGCCTCAACGACCGCTTCATTCTGTACAATATAGGCGCGCTCAAGGCTAGTCTCACGGTTTACAACCTAAGTGGTGCCATTGTGTATACGAACGACAATTATCAGAACGATTGGGATGGTCAGTCGGATGGGGCTGTCGTGGCCAGCGGCACTTATTTCTACAACGTTCGATTGAGCGATGGGCGCTCATTTCAGCGATCGATGACGATCATTCATTGA
- a CDS encoding PorP/SprF family type IX secretion system membrane protein, translating to MSNPFSTRQYTPFLLLLFLINCSAWGQQDKMFSQYMFNMMALNPAYAGSREVLSMSALYRNQWTGVQGAPQTATFTMDMPLNRERVGVGLQLYGDKIGVFQEAGGFVSYAFRIPIGKRSMLALGLQGGASSYQANLTEVQINPGNTGQPDPNFANNVSKILPNFGTGIYLSSDRAYVSLSVPRLIKNKLSEYNAGNLRSTQLRQAYLTAGFVVGISPVVKIKPSMLLRYAEGSTMGVDGNINVWFADRIAIGASVRRNQFSSWSTYTTDALVGLLEVQLTNQFRFGYAYDRTMNNFKDVAPSSHEIMIRYELGVNKTRVLTPRYF from the coding sequence ATGTCAAACCCGTTTTCAACGAGGCAGTATACTCCCTTTCTCCTGCTTCTTTTCTTGATCAACTGCTCTGCCTGGGGACAGCAGGATAAGATGTTCTCACAGTACATGTTCAATATGATGGCCCTGAATCCCGCCTATGCAGGCAGTCGGGAAGTGCTGAGTATGTCGGCACTCTACCGAAATCAGTGGACGGGCGTGCAGGGTGCTCCACAAACCGCTACGTTTACGATGGACATGCCGTTGAACCGGGAGCGCGTTGGCGTAGGTCTGCAATTGTACGGCGATAAAATAGGTGTCTTTCAGGAAGCTGGTGGCTTCGTTTCCTACGCCTTTCGCATTCCCATTGGCAAACGCAGCATGCTAGCCCTCGGTTTGCAGGGCGGTGCATCGAGCTACCAGGCCAACCTCACCGAGGTACAGATCAATCCGGGGAATACGGGCCAGCCCGATCCCAACTTTGCCAATAATGTCTCTAAAATTCTGCCTAATTTCGGCACGGGCATTTACCTAAGCAGCGATCGAGCTTACGTTAGTCTTTCGGTACCACGCCTGATAAAAAACAAGCTGAGCGAATATAATGCGGGTAACCTGCGATCAACACAGCTTCGTCAGGCTTATTTAACGGCTGGATTCGTGGTGGGCATCAGTCCGGTAGTGAAAATAAAACCATCGATGCTGCTTCGGTATGCAGAAGGGTCTACTATGGGAGTTGATGGAAACATTAACGTTTGGTTCGCGGATCGAATTGCCATTGGTGCGTCTGTCCGCAGAAACCAGTTCTCCTCCTGGTCAACGTACACGACCGACGCGCTGGTTGGTTTGCTGGAAGTACAGCTAACGAATCAATTTCGATTCGGATACGCCTACGACCGCACCATGAACAACTTTAAGGATGTGGCCCCCAGTTCGCACGAGATTATGATCCGATATGAACTGGGCGTGAATAAAACCCGCGTTCTGACGCCCCGCTACTTTTAA
- a CDS encoding DUF6089 family protein, translating to MNRDKYVLVLCALLGLTGECVAQRKYNTRFIPYDLVTVGAGSSTYFGDLASYKHPFKSLTTLPRWNIGLGYTRQFTPHFSARVMFTWARITGDDYTYSNGNLDKYSFQYARNLHFRNDVKEVAIVGIYNFLADGINPYRRAKITPYIFGGLAVIGHDPEARTPTATNGNNSEFVARQWVKLQPLHTEGQDQSETIQAYSRISIAIPIGFGIRYKLNDSFNVGLDIGFRYTFTNYLDDVGGLYAGSGNMRGLTTLMADRRFEYDAARVNTSRYTAAQQLFQDQPALFVTTERSKNELGKDSYLLSNFSIQYVFPGRIKCPPIR from the coding sequence ATGAATAGAGATAAATACGTTTTGGTGTTGTGCGCTTTGCTTGGGCTTACCGGGGAATGTGTGGCCCAACGAAAGTACAATACACGATTCATTCCATACGATCTGGTTACAGTTGGTGCGGGTTCCTCTACCTATTTTGGTGATCTCGCTAGTTACAAGCATCCATTCAAATCCTTAACGACTCTGCCAAGATGGAATATTGGTCTGGGTTACACGCGCCAGTTTACACCTCACTTTAGCGCTCGTGTTATGTTTACTTGGGCACGAATCACTGGTGACGACTATACGTACAGTAATGGGAATTTAGACAAATACTCATTTCAATACGCCCGAAATCTCCATTTCCGCAATGATGTAAAAGAAGTAGCTATTGTGGGCATATACAATTTTCTGGCGGATGGTATCAACCCATATCGGCGGGCGAAAATAACGCCTTATATTTTTGGCGGCCTGGCCGTAATTGGTCACGATCCTGAAGCGCGGACGCCTACCGCAACGAATGGAAATAACAGCGAATTTGTAGCCAGGCAATGGGTAAAGCTCCAACCTTTGCATACAGAAGGACAAGATCAGTCCGAGACTATCCAAGCGTACTCCCGAATCTCCATAGCGATCCCTATTGGTTTTGGAATACGGTATAAACTGAACGATAGTTTTAATGTGGGTTTGGACATTGGTTTCCGCTATACATTCACTAACTACCTAGACGATGTGGGTGGATTGTATGCCGGATCAGGCAACATGCGGGGCCTGACAACTCTTATGGCCGATCGTCGGTTCGAGTACGATGCGGCCCGGGTCAACACCAGTCGTTATACAGCGGCTCAGCAACTTTTTCAGGATCAACCTGCTTTGTTCGTAACCACAGAGCGGAGCAAAAATGAGCTTGGTAAAGACAGTTATCTGTTGAGTAATTTCTCTATTCAATACGTTTTTCCTGGCCGGATCAAGTGTCCACCCATTCGATAA